The proteins below come from a single candidate division WOR-3 bacterium genomic window:
- the secD gene encoding protein translocase subunit SecD, translating into MRHIGLRLGIVIVAIILGVYAIIPTIRLYTESNLSEAEKIALSKRAIHLGLDLRGGMHLVLEVDTAGVQEKSDDLRDRAFEIIRNRVDEFGVYEPVIEKQSGGRIMIQLPGVDRERAVELIKKVAHLEFRVCEDERVAEVIDRIDQYLQGGDSLAFEQPFSSYIVTVDRDPGIDFRDEDSVLALLTRADEVIPDDVEFIFGPREEYTGREVKRFYLLRTTAELTGEAIRDARHGPNQSGNLQYVGTWEIDLEFKREAARQFAAITGRNINKRLAIVLDGVVQSAPVITERIPQGRASITGRFTAEDARDLAIILRAGALPAPLKIVEERTVGPSLGRDSIESGVRAVLIASALVVLFMLIYYSLSGFVADFALLLNMFFLLAILSTFRGSLTMPGIAGIALTIGMAVDANVLIFERIREELKIGKTTRTAIDQGFARAWITIFDSNITTIIIGVILFIFGSGSIRGFALTLTIGLISNLFTAVFVGKVIFNYFTYKFDVHKLRI; encoded by the coding sequence ATGAGACATATTGGTTTGAGGCTCGGGATAGTAATAGTCGCCATTATCCTTGGAGTTTATGCGATTATTCCTACGATCAGGCTCTACACCGAAAGCAATCTGTCGGAGGCAGAAAAGATCGCTCTGTCAAAAAGGGCGATACATTTGGGCCTTGATCTTCGGGGTGGGATGCATCTTGTTCTTGAGGTCGATACTGCAGGTGTTCAGGAAAAATCGGATGACCTGAGAGACCGCGCATTCGAGATCATCCGCAATCGAGTTGATGAGTTCGGGGTGTATGAACCAGTCATCGAAAAGCAGTCCGGCGGCAGAATAATGATACAATTACCTGGAGTGGACAGGGAAAGGGCAGTAGAACTGATCAAGAAGGTTGCCCATCTTGAATTCAGGGTATGCGAAGATGAACGGGTTGCAGAAGTCATTGATCGGATTGATCAGTATCTGCAGGGAGGAGATTCCCTGGCATTTGAACAGCCGTTCAGCTCTTACATAGTGACCGTTGATCGCGATCCCGGTATCGACTTTCGCGATGAAGATTCGGTCTTGGCGCTTCTCACCCGTGCCGACGAAGTCATTCCAGATGATGTTGAATTTATATTTGGTCCCCGCGAGGAATACACCGGTCGTGAGGTGAAGCGGTTTTACCTGCTCAGGACCACGGCCGAGCTGACCGGCGAAGCGATTCGCGATGCCCGCCACGGTCCCAATCAGAGCGGTAATCTGCAGTATGTCGGCACCTGGGAGATCGATCTAGAATTCAAGCGCGAGGCGGCACGGCAGTTTGCTGCGATCACAGGCAGGAACATCAATAAGAGGTTGGCTATCGTACTCGATGGCGTGGTACAATCGGCGCCCGTGATAACCGAACGCATACCGCAGGGCCGAGCCAGCATCACCGGCCGTTTCACTGCCGAAGATGCCCGGGACCTTGCTATCATATTGAGAGCCGGTGCGCTGCCAGCGCCCCTGAAGATCGTGGAGGAGAGGACCGTAGGACCAAGTCTTGGCCGTGATTCGATCGAGAGCGGAGTGCGGGCGGTATTGATTGCCAGCGCGCTGGTAGTTCTTTTCATGCTCATATACTACTCACTGTCAGGATTCGTGGCCGATTTTGCCTTGCTTCTTAATATGTTTTTTCTGCTGGCAATTCTCAGCACGTTCCGAGGTAGCTTGACCATGCCGGGCATTGCTGGCATCGCGCTGACGATCGGCATGGCCGTCGATGCAAACGTGCTCATTTTTGAACGCATCAGAGAAGAGCTGAAAATCGGCAAGACGACGAGGACCGCAATAGATCAAGGTTTTGCCAGGGCGTGGATCACTATCTTCGACTCGAATATAACGACGATAATAATCGGAGTTATTCTATTCATATTCGGAAGCG
- a CDS encoding pyridoxine 5'-phosphate synthase produces MELSVNIDHVATVREARKERFPDPAHAAVEAELGGADGITVHLRGDRRHIKERDLTVLKQIIKTELNLEMAATEGMACVAADAMPDRVTLVPEAPGEVTTQGGLNLLNLKGDLKSYILDLKGKGIRVGIFIDPDMAQMEEALRLGAESIEINTNEYTQAKDKKGETLRIAHVAKAARRDGLVVHAGHGIDYKNILPLLRIPEITGYSIGFAIVARALFVGLRQAVSEMNEIIKGAR; encoded by the coding sequence ATGGAACTGTCAGTAAATATTGACCACGTAGCAACGGTAAGAGAAGCACGCAAAGAGAGATTCCCGGATCCGGCGCACGCTGCGGTAGAAGCCGAACTTGGCGGAGCGGATGGGATCACCGTACATCTGCGTGGTGACAGACGTCATATAAAAGAACGTGACCTTACTGTGCTAAAGCAGATCATTAAGACTGAACTGAATTTGGAAATGGCGGCTACCGAGGGAATGGCATGTGTTGCGGCTGATGCAATGCCAGATCGTGTTACCCTGGTACCTGAGGCGCCTGGGGAGGTGACTACCCAGGGCGGTCTGAATCTCTTGAATTTGAAGGGCGACCTCAAGTCTTATATATTGGATTTGAAGGGCAAGGGTATCCGGGTGGGCATATTCATTGATCCTGATATGGCGCAGATGGAGGAAGCATTGCGACTTGGCGCCGAGAGTATTGAAATCAATACCAATGAATATACGCAGGCAAAGGATAAGAAAGGAGAAACATTGAGGATTGCACACGTGGCCAAGGCTGCGCGGCGCGATGGTCTGGTAGTCCATGCAGGCCATGGCATTGACTATAAAAACATCTTGCCGCTGCTGAGAATTCCTGAGATCACGGGCTACTCGATCGGTTTCGCGATTGTTGCCCGTGCTCTTTTCGTTGGATTACGGCAGGCCGTCAGTGAAATGAACGAAATCATAAAAGGAGCACGATGA
- a CDS encoding 16S rRNA (uracil(1498)-N(3))-methyltransferase has product MKDHNIFYVPTDFFKGKEVVIPGSQLQHIVKVLRRKRGERISLTDGCGYRYDAELGDVTRSGMRARIIHREFIPRRSSLHVTLGFVPIKGMRNDAIVEKGMELGVARFIVFVSEHSVFRKVGAQKISRLRKIVQSAMIQSQQYYMPEMIYATSISDMLQIDNHDKIIVADPYGSKEVPLGASKLLLLIGPEGGFSDSERDDVVDQGASLLSLGHTRLRSETAAIVGMTKILAAYGEI; this is encoded by the coding sequence ATGAAAGACCATAATATTTTTTACGTCCCTACTGATTTTTTCAAGGGCAAAGAAGTTGTCATCCCGGGTTCACAGCTTCAGCATATCGTAAAAGTGCTGAGAAGAAAGAGAGGGGAGAGAATATCTTTGACCGACGGGTGTGGTTACAGATATGATGCGGAATTGGGGGATGTGACCAGATCAGGGATGCGGGCGAGAATCATACACAGGGAATTCATACCCAGAAGATCATCACTGCACGTGACGCTTGGCTTCGTTCCCATTAAAGGTATGCGGAACGATGCGATCGTTGAGAAGGGGATGGAACTTGGCGTAGCACGATTCATTGTGTTCGTCTCTGAACATTCGGTGTTCAGAAAAGTTGGTGCGCAGAAAATCAGCCGTCTCCGGAAGATAGTACAGAGTGCAATGATACAGTCTCAACAATACTACATGCCTGAGATGATTTATGCAACGAGTATCTCAGATATGCTGCAGATCGACAACCACGACAAAATCATTGTTGCCGACCCGTATGGCAGCAAGGAGGTGCCGCTCGGTGCCAGCAAATTGCTTCTGCTGATCGGTCCCGAGGGCGGGTTCAGCGATTCGGAGAGAGATGACGTTGTAGACCAGGGGGCTTCTTTGTTGAGTCTTGGTCATACCCGACTGCGGAGCGAGACTGCGGCGATCGTGGGTATGACCAAGATACTGGCAGCGTACGGCGAAATTTAA